The following are from one region of the Dreissena polymorpha isolate Duluth1 chromosome 2, UMN_Dpol_1.0, whole genome shotgun sequence genome:
- the LOC127868789 gene encoding plasma kallikrein-like isoform X1 codes for MIDHNVILTSAQLFEGLGYNMYDFDLHYWRLFAGEYNVLTTDPHEKVYTIKSVFIHPGYNYTTLENDIALVITTQPIAWNNHTRPACLPDNSKRASVGSVCYLPGFGGMGGIQTVTGTEEVMNQVDLTIVDDSVCANRYKGYMPNNKLCAGYENQHKNFCWDDLGGPLMFKANSGVWVIQGLASSGGNCTLANQPSVFEDVSMNTK; via the exons ATGATTGACCATAACGTAATCCTCACGTCCGCCCAGCTGTTTGAAGG ATTGGGATACAACATGTATGACTTTGACCTTCATTACTGGAGGTTGTTTGCGGGCGAGTACAACGTCTTGACCACGGACCCCCACGAGAAAGTCTACACCATCAAGAGTGTTTTCATCCACCCTGGATACAATTACACCACCCTGGAGAACGACATCGCCCTAGTCATCACCACACAGCCCATCGC ATGGAACAACCATACGCGGCCCGCCTGTCTGCCCGATAACTCCAAACGGGCGTCCGTCGGTAGCGTATGTTATCTCCCAGGATTTGGAGGAATGGGTGGCATCCAAA cAGTGACCGGAACCGAGGAGGTGATGAACCAGGTAGACTTGACCATCGTAGATGACAGCGTCTGTGCCAACCGTTACAAGGGATACATGCCCAACAACAAATTGTGCGCTGGATACGAAAATCAACATAAAAACTTTTGCTGG GATGACCTTGGAGGCCCTTTGATGTTCAAGGCAAACAGTGGGGTCTGGGTGATCCagg GTTTGGCGTCATCGGGTGGAAACTGCACACTCGCTAATCAGCCTAGCGTGTTTGAGGACGTCAGCATGAACACAAAGTAG
- the LOC127868789 gene encoding plasma kallikrein-like isoform X2 codes for MIDHNVILTSAQLFEGLGYNMYDFDLHYWRLFAGEYNVLTTDPHEKVYTIKSVFIHPGYNYTTLENDIALVITTQPIAWNNHTRPACLPDNSKRASVGSVCYLPGFGGMGGIQMTGTEEVMNQVDLTIVDDSVCANRYKGYMPNNKLCAGYENQHKNFCWDDLGGPLMFKANSGVWVIQGLASSGGNCTLANQPSVFEDVSMNTK; via the exons ATGATTGACCATAACGTAATCCTCACGTCCGCCCAGCTGTTTGAAGG ATTGGGATACAACATGTATGACTTTGACCTTCATTACTGGAGGTTGTTTGCGGGCGAGTACAACGTCTTGACCACGGACCCCCACGAGAAAGTCTACACCATCAAGAGTGTTTTCATCCACCCTGGATACAATTACACCACCCTGGAGAACGACATCGCCCTAGTCATCACCACACAGCCCATCGC ATGGAACAACCATACGCGGCCCGCCTGTCTGCCCGATAACTCCAAACGGGCGTCCGTCGGTAGCGTATGTTATCTCCCAGGATTTGGAGGAATGGGTGGCATCCAAA TGACCGGAACCGAGGAGGTGATGAACCAGGTAGACTTGACCATCGTAGATGACAGCGTCTGTGCCAACCGTTACAAGGGATACATGCCCAACAACAAATTGTGCGCTGGATACGAAAATCAACATAAAAACTTTTGCTGG GATGACCTTGGAGGCCCTTTGATGTTCAAGGCAAACAGTGGGGTCTGGGTGATCCagg GTTTGGCGTCATCGGGTGGAAACTGCACACTCGCTAATCAGCCTAGCGTGTTTGAGGACGTCAGCATGAACACAAAGTAG